CGGATACCTctggaggagacaccagaagacaAAGACGTCCCATACCGCCTGCCTCCCTCTACGGTCGCACCACATTCGATCCGACAACAACAAGCTAACCATGAAACCTCTTCCAGAGCCACCGTGCATCACCTGCCGCTAGCGGGCATGAGTTGACGTCTCCATATAAGACGCCGTGCATAGCATCCGCTGGTAGCACATCCACCGGTGGCTTCACCTTCCGGTGACAGGCACCGCCCGACAGCTCCGAAAGAGGCACATGTGTCACCCGTCAAGCCGCATCTAGGGATGGCAATTTcgcccatgggtatgggtatccgcgggtaccctacccgaaaatAATGGGCATGGGCAAGACTTGGCAAGATTTTGTACCcatgggtaatgggtatccatacccgcaaaatatatgggAGGGCATGGGTATGAGATTGCGTCCATGGGTAACCCAATAGGTACCCAAAAAATattaataaatgaaaataactccTATGATATGTGGGGTCTACATCCAACTCCTATTGCCCAACTCTTAATTCCTTATTCCCTAAACCAACCATAGCTAATAGGCTCCCAACAACCAGCTCACACTCCTCCTATGTCCCATGTGACTCCTCGAAATGATGAAATCTTGACTCATCACCAACACACTCTCTTTCAACTCTCGAACTAGCAAACCCCAGTTCCCGTCGTCGCCTTCCACTATGTCGGCTTCCACCAACCACTTATTGTAATCCCTTGCCGGCTGGAATTGGCCACACACCAGAGGACGTCGTGTCGGTACTAGATTGATTGCCCATCATCACTTGAATTTTACACTCATGTATGTACTTCTTTaaaatttaaatgctatatatgtTATACttggatacccattgggtataggatacccgatgggtatgagCATGGGTGTCAATTTGGGCCCATGGGTATTGAAATGGGTGGGTATAGAAAATttctatgggtatgggtttgggcaaGAGGAGGTTGTAcccacccataccctacccattgccatccctagccgCATCGAACCCGATCTATTGATGGAAGGGACGTCACATACCGCCACCAGCCTCAGAAGGCCGTCACACCTCAAGATCCAGACTCCGAATCGCCCACACGATCCCGGAGTCCACCACCGTTGATGAAGAGGGGCTGCTGCCCCGATTCCGGGCGCTACAGGGAGCACCCACCGCCACGTCAGCCGTTGTTGTCACCCATacaacagcaaccgccgccgcgaTCCCGCATCACGCGCCGTCGACGTCGGAGGAAGCTACAGCTGCCACGCGCGTCCTGTATGTCCCCGGGCGTGGGATCacaagatccgccgccaccggcgccgccACGAGGACCCACCATCTGGACCGTCACCCCCGACGGAGGGGACACCGCCGCCACCATGTTTGGATCCGAGCCGGAGTCGCCGCcatgtccgccaagagcggatccaggccggccgccgccaccacctgcCACGGCCAGCCCCACCTCCGTCCTCTGGCCTTCTCACCCCGCATCACCACAAACGCCTCCAGCAGGAGCCACCGCACCGCCATGGATCGAGGAAGAGGCCGCACCTCCATGGATTTGGCGCCCTCGCTGCCGTACAGTCCGGGAAGGAGGAACAGCCCTCCGTCGCCGCCGTCGAACGCACGGGCTCTGCCAGACGCTGTCCCCCGGCGGTGGCGGAGGGGAAGGAGGGATGGGATCGAGGCGGCTGGGGGGCTAGGGTTGCCCCCCTCCCCGCGATCACCCTGGAGGGGCGACCGACGATGGGGTACGAGGGGCCGACTTCAATGAATCTGTGTTGCATAATGAAAAGCTAAAGATGACAAACTTGAGAGCTGCACGTCTGATATCATGAACAATGGCGCATGTAAGGAATCTGTGTTGAATATCCACTTCGCCATGTTAATCAATGACAAAACAATCCGATGCCAGTTCAATTTTCTGAAACGACCTCCCTTCGTACGCAGAGCATGTCTTAGAGCTGCTAAAGCTTCAGTTACTTGAGCAATATCAACACGATCCACATAGCACCTGCTAGGATGTACTACTAGAAGTATGTAAACCAGATGGGCATTATGGTTTTTTGTTGAGGGAATGAGCATTATGGTTTTGACCTGTAGAGGAACACATAACCAGACATGGACAACTCCAGTGCTCGTAGAAAAACTACCTAGCTAGACTGTCACTTGTGCAGATCATATATTCGTATCTGCCGTGGCCCGCCCCTGGCGCCATGATCGACAACCTTGGCCTGATCGCTGGAGCACCAGCGAGACGCAGCGCGCTGATTCCTGAGCTGCTGCACGTGGAGCCCCATGAACGAAGTGGCCGGCAGCCTGTTCGACGACACGGTCGGCAGCGTACGCGAGAGCCACGACTCCGACGGCGTCTTGGGCGACGGCAATGCGAGCACCATCTTGTCGTCACGGCGAGCCACGGTCCTCTCCTGCGAGGGAGGTAGCGGCGGTGGGAAGCCCTGGCCGACGGCGTTGAGCCCGCGGACGTTCGCCTTCGCCGTCGGCGGTCTGCCGCACTTGGGATTgggaggcggcagcggcgaggccGCACCGCCGTCGGCCCTGTCGAGGACCAGGAGCAAGCCGAGATGGGTGGCCTTGGGATGGACGGCGCCTCGGTCCGATCGCCGGAGTGAGCTGATGTACACCTCCTCCCAGCTGCTTCGCTGCAGAGCACGCCTAGAGTCAAGATCAAGAcgtgcatctatggctagtaatacgTGAGAACGTGAAGCAAGCTGGTGCTCACCGTGACCGTGCCAGCGTCGTGATCAGGGTGCTGATGCCCGATCCGCGGCAGGAGCGGGTTCGTCTCGCGCCGGCTGCTGCCGCAGCCGGACAGGAGGCGCcgcgcgccgcggcggcggcgcctcATCGTGGACCGCGCTGGGTTCAGGAGCAGCAGGGCGCTCCTGGCACACCGGGCGGGGAGCAGCCCGCACTTTCTCTTGGACGCGAAGCCCGCCGTGCTGTGCACCTCCCAtttatcctcctcctcctcctccccgttgtCGTCCGTGTCCTTTACATGGCTACGCTGCACGTGGCTCGCCGGCAGGTGCTGGACAGGGAGGCGCTCCGGCAACCTGTGGCTGGCACGCGTCTtggcagcagcggcagcggccTTCCGGAAGACGCACTGCTCCTTGGCCGCCAGCAAGAAGCGGTCCATCATGACGCTGCCCCGGGGGCTCGgggccgccgacgccgacgccgacaccGTCGCGCCGGCCGCGTCGCTGCAGCTCACGGTGTAGCAGCTGTCGGGCCGGGAGAGCGCGTCCGAGAACCGCACCGCGGCCTCCTGGTCCGGCCCG
This DNA window, taken from Triticum aestivum cultivar Chinese Spring chromosome 1D, IWGSC CS RefSeq v2.1, whole genome shotgun sequence, encodes the following:
- the LOC123172792 gene encoding uncharacterized protein, whose protein sequence is MAEASKRIDLAAPLLSVRRHGGLGGTLRYGERGDDATPGGVPFGWERRPGHPKGVCTTQSAPPLPGPDQEAAVRFSDALSRPDSCYTVSCSDAAGATVSASASAAPSPRGSVMMDRFLLAAKEQCVFRKAAAAAAKTRASHRLPERLPVQHLPASHVQRSHVKDTDDNGEEEEEDKWEVHSTAGFASKRKCGLLPARCARSALLLLNPARSTMRRRRRGARRLLSGCGSSRRETNPLLPRIGHQHPDHDAGTVTRSSWEEVYISSLRRSDRGAVHPKATHLGLLLVLDRADGGAASPLPPPNPKCGRPPTAKANVRGLNAVGQGFPPPLPPSQERTVARRDDKMVLALPSPKTPSESWLSRTLPTVSSNRLPATSFMGLHVQQLRNQRAASRWCSSDQAKVVDHGARGGPRQIRIYDLHK